The region GGGGGCGTCTACGAGCGGCTGGTCCGCAGGTTCGGTGCCCCGGAGTGGTTCCAGCCCTGGCTGGAGGCCGAGCAGTCGGCGATCCAGCTTCGGATCTTCCAGCCGAACCTGATTCCGGGGCTGCTCCAGACGGCCGACTACGCCCGCGCGGTGCTGCGCCTCGATCCCCGACTGACCGACGACGAGCTCGAACAGCGGGTGGCCTCGCGGATCGAACGGCAGGCGATCCTGCTGCGCGAGCCCGTTCCGCAGCTCATCGCGGTGATCGACGAGTCGGTGGTCCGGCGGGTCGGCGAGGCGTACCAAAAAATTATGATCGAGCAGTTGGTGCACCTGCTGGCCTGCGCGGAGCGGCCCAACATCAGCGTCCACATCCTGCCGCTCGACCTGGTCCTCCACGCCGGACTGTCGGGACCGTTTTCCCTTGCCGGGCTGCCCGAGGGCACCTGGGTCGGCGACCTCGAAAGCCAGCTCGGCGGCAACGTGGTGCATCGGCAGGCGCAGCTCGATATTCTCTTCGAGCGGTGGGAGAGTGTGCGTAGCGAGGCGCTGTCACGACGGCAGTCGCTGGACCTGATCAAGGAAGTGGTGAAGCCATGGATCTGACCGGCGCCACCTGGCGTAAGTCCACTCGCAGCGGCACCAGCGGCGGCGAGTGCGTCGAGGTCGCGGACAACCTGCCCGGTGTCGTGGCCGTGCGGGACAGCAAGGACCCGTCGGGCCAGGCCCTGAGCTTCGCTCCCGAGTCGTGGCGCGCGTTCGTCGCCTTGACCAAGCAGCGCTAGTCGTCGTCAGGTGGGCGCCCGACCCGCTGGGCGTCCACCATGGCGGCGGCTGAGGCCAAGGCTGTCCGGAGGCGATCGAAGGGCGAAGCACTACGACGCTTGACCTACCCGGAATTCACTCGTCTTGTTCCGACCTGGCGAGGGCCTGGGACGGCAAGGATGCGATCTTCGCGGCAAGGTGCTCCGCCTCGGGGTCGTCAAGGGTCGTGAGCAGTTCGTGGGCGAGTTGCCAGCTGGAGCGCGCCTCGGCGAGTTGGTCTGTCGCGAGGTAGGAGGACCCGATGTCGCGCAGTGCGAGGCTGAGGTGCCTTTGGTCTTTGAGCTCCTTGAAAATCTCGATGGCCGGCTTGAAGTCTTCGACCGCCTGAAGGTGTTGGTTCTGCGCGGCGTGCACCAGGCCGATCCGGTACGACACCATGCCGGGGATCCAAGGGTTCGTAATCCGCCGGCACACCTCAAGCGCTTCGCCGTACATGCTGAGCGCCTCGTCCAGGCGGCCGAGGCCGCTGAGTCCGTTACCGATGCTCAGCAGGCTCATTGCCTCGCCGCGGGTCTCGCCGATTGACCGGAAGACCCTCAAGGCATCCTCGAAGAACGACGTCGCCTCGGCAAAATTGCCCCGATCCTCCTGTACGAGCCCGCTGCCGCGCAGGGCGAAACCCTCGGTCCACCTGTCATGCGCGTCCCGACTGGCGGCAGCCGAACTCAGGTACGTCGACAACGCATCCTCCAGGCGCCCGCAGAACCAGTACGCGTCACCCAGCAGCATCAACACGAAGCCCTGAGCGGCCCTGTCGTGAAGACGCGTCGTCGCAGCCGCCGCCTTCTCGTGACTGACTATCCAATCGGTCCTATAGGACAGTCGCTCCAAAAAGGCCATGCAGGAGACTGCGATCTTCCACAGCAGATCGTCGAAGCCGAGATCCTCGGCCGTATTGATCGCATCCATGAGATTCGCATGCTGACTCTCGCACCACTTGACCGCCGAAGCCTGATCGGCGAAGACAGGAAGCGTGGTCACGTCTCGCCCGAACTCGACCTGGGCGAAGAGCCGGCCCTGCGGCAGGATGGTCCGATAGCTCTCGTAGGCCGCAGCGAAGAACCAGTCGAGCAGGCGGCGGCTGGCGGCCAGGCGTTGCGCCTCGGACTCCTCGTGCTCGAAACGCTCAATGGCGTACGCGCGGAGCAGATCGTGGATCCGGAACCTGTCGGTCTCGGCCCGAGTCAGCAGGTGGATGTCGGCAAGTGCGCCAAGGCTCTTACGCGCCTCGGCGACCG is a window of Micromonospora sp. NBC_01699 DNA encoding:
- a CDS encoding helix-turn-helix domain-containing protein — protein: MAEIPGPLAEFIVGELRRGRDAARMTQEAFGKVAGFSASHVSAVENGTRALTMDFVRGGDRALRTGGVYERLVRRFGAPEWFQPWLEAEQSAIQLRIFQPNLIPGLLQTADYARAVLRLDPRLTDDELEQRVASRIERQAILLREPVPQLIAVIDESVVRRVGEAYQKIMIEQLVHLLACAERPNISVHILPLDLVLHAGLSGPFSLAGLPEGTWVGDLESQLGGNVVHRQAQLDILFERWESVRSEALSRRQSLDLIKEVVKPWI
- a CDS encoding DUF397 domain-containing protein — protein: MDLTGATWRKSTRSGTSGGECVEVADNLPGVVAVRDSKDPSGQALSFAPESWRAFVALTKQR
- a CDS encoding tetratricopeptide repeat protein: MTDFSTGSEVARTLRNDFSGQADTVIQAGSLTGTINLQAPRKPGFPRPRQLPSSVPSFVNRKLDLHRLDAALEQSLRAPGSENSAIVISALSGPAGVGKTALAVYWAHRARHRFPDGDLFVNLRGYDAGLPVSPQQVLESFLRALDVPAPRIPANVDEQAALYRSLVLEALAPGEAVALLEEILGQDRVEADPNGARALAEQCSYLPLALRIVADKATAEPGMTLRELAAQLAAHRRRLDGFTVDDDLSEMRAVFSWSYQALSTETARVFRLLGAHTAPDIGTHAVAALAQISVAEARKSLGALADIHLLTRAETDRFRIHDLLRAYAIERFEHEESEAQRLAASRRLLDWFFAAAYESYRTILPQGRLFAQVEFGRDVTTLPVFADQASAVKWCESQHANLMDAINTAEDLGFDDLLWKIAVSCMAFLERLSYRTDWIVSHEKAAAATTRLHDRAAQGFVLMLLGDAYWFCGRLEDALSTYLSSAAASRDAHDRWTEGFALRGSGLVQEDRGNFAEATSFFEDALRVFRSIGETRGEAMSLLSIGNGLSGLGRLDEALSMYGEALEVCRRITNPWIPGMVSYRIGLVHAAQNQHLQAVEDFKPAIEIFKELKDQRHLSLALRDIGSSYLATDQLAEARSSWQLAHELLTTLDDPEAEHLAAKIASLPSQALARSEQDE